The Sandaracinus amylolyticus genomic interval GAGTGGTGGAGCGCGACGCTGCGGATGCCCAGCATGCCGAGCGCGCCGCTCTGCCCCGCGAGCACGAAGACCGCGCCGCCGCCGGCGCGACCGTCCGGGCTGGCGGCGGGCGCGCCCGCGATCAGATCGTTCGTGCCGTCGCCGTCGACGTCGCCGATCGCCAGCGCGGCGCCGAGGCCGATGCGCTCGTCGTCGCCGCACGCGACGTCGTCGGTGCCGACGTCCTGGCAGGTGATCGAGGACGCGATCTCGGGCTGCGTCGCGTCGCCCGCGCAGCTCGCGCTCGCGGGGAGCGCGGCGCCGGCGATGACGTCGATGCGCTGCGCCATCGCGTCGACGCTGGTGCCGATCGCGACGTCCGCGACGTCGTCGCCGTCGAGATCGCCGATCGCGAGCGCGCTGCCGTAGCCGCCGGGGCCTTCGAGGCAGCCGCGGATCGTCACGGTGGTGACCGCGGCGTCGTCGATGTCGATCGTGCCGATCACGACGCGATCGGTGTCGCCCTCGAGGTCGGCGCGCGTCGCGAAGAGCACCGAGCGATCGTCGAGCGGCGCGACCGCGAGCTGCGCGCCCACGTGCGCGGCGGCGGGGAGCATCGCGCCCGAGAGATCGATGCGCACCGGCGCGCCGCCGCCGATCGGGAGGCGGTAGATCGCGCCCTCGCCGCTGCTCGCGTCGGGCGCGCCGAAGAGCGCGGCGCCGACGCGGTGCTGCACGCGCGCGATGCCCGCCGCGGAGGCGCCGAACGCCTCGCCGCTCGGCCCGGCGATCGTCTGGGTGAGCGTCAGATCCTCGCAGCGGATCTGCACGCTGCCGCTCGAGAGCGAAGGCGCGGCGATGCAGCCGTGCAGCGTGCGCCCGTCGCCGAGCGTCCACGCGGGGAACGCGGCGAGCGACGCGCCGTGGCCCTCGGCGCAGTCGCCGTCGTCGCAGCCCTGGAAGAGCAGCGAGCCCTCGAAGCGCGGCGTCGCGTCGTCGGGCAATCCGTCGTAGCCGCCGAACACGTAGAACGCCGAGCCGCCGAGCGCTCCCACGCCGCCGCTGACCGCGTAGCGCGACACGCCGCTGCCCGCGACGTCCGCCTCGTAGCCGACGACGACGCGCCCGAAGTCGCCGGCGACGCCGCCACCGGGGCCGTCGATGACGAGCACCGGCGCGTCGTTGCGCACGCCGTCCCAGACCGTCGGATCACACGCGCCGAGCACCAGCGCGATCCCGAGCATCGTCACGGCGCGCATCAGAAACGACCTCCCGCGGCCGCACCGATCGTGCCGGTGCGCGGATCGACCATCGGTGCGAGCGCCCAGTCGCGCGCCTCGAGCACCGTTCCTTCGGAGGGCGGCAGCGGATCGTAGAGCAGGTAGTAGAGCCCCACCGCGCCGACGATCAGCGCGAGGCCGAACGCGGTGTCGGCGCCGATCGTGTAGTAGAGGCCGTGATCGAGGCGCTCGTCGTTCGTCGCGAGCGTGCCTGCGTCGCGCTCGCGCTCGAGCGTGGCGCGCAGGTCCTCGGCGACGAACGCGAGCGCGACGCCGCCGCCCGCGAGCAGCACCGCGAACGTCGACGCGACCCACGCGCCGCCGCGACCGACGTCGGGGCGCAGCCGCACGCGCACCGGCGTGAGCTGACCGCGCGCGACGGCGATGCGCTGCTCGAACGCCTTCATCCCGTCGGACTCGACGCGGAGCACGTGCTCGCCCGCCGGCACCTGGCCCTCGAAGGGCACGGTGCCGACGAGCTCGCCGTCGACGCGCACCCGCGCGCCGCGCACGTTGCCGATCACGCGCACGCGACCGAACGCGACGCGCTGCAGCTCGACGCGCACCTCGCGCTCTTCACCGACGCCGACCTCGACGTCCTGCTCGACCGTCTCGTAGCCCGCGCGCTCGATCCACACGTGGTGCGCGCCGACCGGCACCGGGCCCTCGAAGGGCGTGCGGCCGCGAGGGCCGGCCTCGCGATCGTCGACGAAGACCTGCGCGCCCGGCACGTCGCTGACGACGCGCAGATAGCCGAGGAACTCGCCCTGGCTGAGGTTGACGATGACGACGTAGACCTTGCCGGGCTCGACCGTGACGTCCTGCTCCGCGACGTTGAAGTCGGGGTGCTCGATGCGGACGTGGTAGCGGCCCTGATCGAGCGTGTACGAGAAGGGCGAGGAGCCGCGCGCGACCTCACGTCCCTCCTGCGTGATCGAGATGGTCGCGCCCTCGGGGTCGGTGCGCACCGAGACGAGCGACTTGAAGTCCTCGGGAAGCGCGGCGGGCGGCGGCGCGGCCTCGACGGCGGGCGCGGCGGTCTCGGCGGGCGGCGTGCCCTCGGCGGGCGGGGCGCCTTCTTCGGTCGGAGGCGGAGCCGCCTCGGCGGCAGCGCGACGACGCTCGAGCTCGGCGGTCAGGCGCGCGACGCGCTGCTCGACGGCGTCGCGATCCGACGCCGAGGGATCGCGCTGCAGGTAGCTGCGGAAGTAGTCGAGCGCGCGAGAGAGGTCGCCCGCGTTCTCGTACGCGACGGCCGCGTTGTAGAGGAACGCGCTGAAGGGCTCGGCCTCGTAGGCGGCCTCGAACTCGGCGGCGGCCTCCCCGAAGCGTCCCTGGAGGTAATAGGCCTGGCCCTGCTCCATGTGCGCGCGGGCCGTCTCGATCGACGACCGCTCCTGCGCGCGCGCCGCGGGCACCCAGCCCGCGCTCGTCCCGAGCACCACGACAGCGAACCCCAAGATCCAGCGCATCCACCCTCCGAGCGAAGCGCCCCGATCCTACACCCCTTCTCCGGCGCGGAACGAAACTGGACGCGGCGTGGCCGTCTCGGGTACCTGCGATCCCATGCGCGTCGCGGCGTCGCTGGGGATCCTGCTGCTCGTCGGGTGTGGGAGCGCACCTCCGCCCGCACCGGCGCACGCGGAGCAGGAGGCGATCGCGGGCGCGCCGCGCGCGATGCCGGAAGCGGGCGCGAGCGTGATCCGGCGCGCGATGCTCGACGAGGTGCTCGAGGCCGGGCTCGGGCAGTTCCTCCAGCGCATCGGCACGGAGCCCGATCTGCGCGACGGGCGCTTCGTCGGGTTCCGGGTGGTCGAGCTGCGCGACGAGGCGCTCTTCGCGGGCCTCGACCTCGCGCCGGGCGACACGATCGTGCAGGTGAACGGCCAGGGCATCGAGCGCCCCGAGCACGCCTACACGGTGTGGACCGGGCTGCGCGTCGCGAGCGAGCTCACGATCGTGGTGCTGCGCGGCGAGGAGCGCCGCGAGCTGCGCTTCCCGATCGTCGACTGACGCCGCCGCGGCGCGCTACGCCGCCTGCGCCGGCAGTCGCGGCGCCACGCTCGGCGCGCCCGCGTCGAGCCCCGCGACGCGCCGGAACGCCCAGTCCGTCAGCCAGCGCGGCAGCAGCGCGAGCATCACCGGGCCGAGCGCGTTGTAGAACGGCGCGACGTACCGGGCGCGCGGCCATCGCGACATCGCCGCGTGCTCGATCGCCCGCGCGACCGACTCGGGACCGACCGCGAGCGGCCCGATCGCCTCGTCGGCCTTCCCCGCCACCGCCATCGCGCGCGCGTACGGCGATCCCTCCGCCTCGTACTTGCGCAGCAGGCCCATCGTCGTCGCGGTGAACTCCGTCTTGATGTACCCGGGCTCGATCACCGACACCCGGATCCCGAACTGACGCAGCTCCATCCGCAGCGCGTCGCTGAGCGCCTCCACCGCGTACTTCGTCGCGTGATAGACGCCGCCCAGCGGGAACACCATGCGCCCGCCGACGCTGCTCACGTTGATCACGCGCCCCGCGCCGCGCGCGCGCATCTGCGGCACGAACGCGCGCGTCACCGCGAGCAGGCCGAACACGTTGGTGTCGAACTGCGCGCGCACGTCCGCGTCGGACAGCATCTCGACCGGCCCGAAGAGCCCGTAGCCCGCGTTGTTCACGAGCACGTCGACGCCGTGCCCGTCGGTCGTGCGATCGATCGCGTCCTTCGCGCTCCGGATCGACTCGGCGCTCGTCACGTCGAGCGCGACCGTCTCGATCCCGAGCGCGCGCAGCTCGGCCATCGCCTTCTCGTTGCGCCCCGTCGCGATCACGCGGTGACCGCGCGCGTGCAGGTGCAGCGCGGTGTGTTTGCCGATGCCCGCGGTACCGCCGGTGATCAGGACGACCTTCTTCGCAGCCATGTTCGCCTCCAGGGATGAACGTTCATTCCGCATTCGGGACAAAAAAAGGGACGATCCTCAGCGTCGGATCGCCTCCCAGCAGCACTGCTCGGCCTGCGCCACGACCGCAGGGCTCAGCTCGAGGCGTCCCTCCGACCACGCGCGCAGCAGGCCGTCGAACACGCCCCACACGATCGCCACCAGCAGCGCCGGAGGCAGATCGCGCATCGCGAGCTGGGCGATCGACGCGCGGAACGCCGCCTCGACGAGCGCGTTGCCGTGCTCCTCGAGGGCGCGGCTCTCGGCGTCGAGATACGCGGCGTGGTGATGGAGCTCGAGGAAGCGCACCGAGATCGCGTTGCCCTTCATGAACGCGATCGCGCGCTCGAAGAGCACGTGGAACTGCTCGCGCGGCGGCTGATCGAACGGGAATCCGTCGGCGAGCGCCGCGGTCATCCGCTGCTTCTCGCGGCGGTAGAGCGCGTTGACCAGGTGCTCCTTGCTCTCGAAGTACCGGTAGATCGTGCCCGCGCCGACCTTCGCGCGCTCCGCGACGAGCGGCACCGCGGTCCCGTGGAAGCCGCGCTCCGCGAAGAGCTCGAGCGCGGCGTCGAGGATGACGTCGCGCTTGCCGGTGTCGGGGTCGCTGCGAGGCGGGGTCATGCGACGGAACGTTCATTCCGTACGCGACGGGGCTCGAGCGGTCAAGCGACGGCGCGCGCGCCTCAGTCGGGGTCGCGCCGGAGGCGCTTCACGATCGCGAGCACGTCGGCGGCGACCTCTTCGACGTCGCGATCGGCGATGACGAACTCGATGCGCTCGCCCGGGAAGTGCTCGGCGAAGCGCCGGTAGAACGCGGCGAGCTGGGTCTGCAGCTCGTAGTCGTCGAAGAGCTCGCGGCTCGCACCGCGCGCCGCGCGCCGACGCGCCGCGACCTCGTCGGGCACGTCGAGCACGATCGTGAGGTCGGGCCGCCGCGCGTGGCGGTTGATCTCCTTCACCCACGCGACGGTCTCGGCCTCGCCGCCGCCGGTGATCGACTGGTACGCGACCGACGAGTGGTAGTAGCGGTCGCTGATCACGGTGACGCCGTCCATCAGGTTCGGCGTGATCGACGACTCGATGTGGTCCATCCGGTCGGCGGCGAAGAGCAGCGCCATCGTCGTCCACGAGGGAGGCCGCGGCCCCGTCATGCCCGGGACCACGATGCGCCCGGTGAGGATCTGCCGGATCTGCACGCCGATCGGGCCGTCGCTCGGCTCACGCGTGGTGTGCACCGGCAAGCCGCGCTCGCGCAGCGCGTCGGCGAGTCGCTTCGTGTGCGTCGTCGTGCCTGCGCCGTCGACGCCTTCGAGGACGATGAAGAGCCCCTCGATCATGCGGCGGACCCTATCACGGCGGGACGCGAGGCGATCAGAGCGGCGCGTGCTCCGCGCACGCACGACGCCCGATGAGCGACACGATCGGCGCGACCGCGGGCGTGAAGTCCTCCTGGCAGATCGACTGCACGGTCCCGCGGCCCCGCCCGACGCCCGCGACCGCGCGCACCAGACGCCGCGGCGGGAACGCGATCCCGGTGGGCCCGTTGCACGAGGGCACCAGCCGCGTCGGCATCTCGGGATCGACGCGCTCCTCCATCTCGGGGCGCGCGAGGATGCGCTCGTAGTCGTCGAGCGAGGGCAGCGGGACCGCGGCGTCCGCGGGGATGCCCGCGATCACGGCGAGCGCGAAGAGATCGGGGCGATCGGCGCGCAGCGCGAGGAGCCCACCGACGTAGCGCTCGACCGGATGGAGCGCCTCCGGGTACGCGAAGCAGCGCAGGTTGAGATCGGTCACGTAGCGCGGCGACGAGGTGTCGAAGAGCTCCACGTCGCGCACCGAGCAGTCCTCCTCGTCGGTGAGGACGATCACCGCGAGCAGCGATCCGTCGCGCAGGAAGCCCGCGTTCGCGCCGTCGGCGTGCCCCGACGTGCCCGCGACGAACGTGGGCGGGACGTAGTCCGGCGCGGTGTACGGCTGCGGCGTCGACGGCGAGAGCGCCTTGAGCGCGGCCTCGAGCGGCTGCTCGAAGCCGCACCCGCCGGTGCCGACGCGCGCGACGCACGCGACGTCGTTCGCGAACGCCGCGGGGTCGTCCCCTGCGCCGAACTCGAGGATCGGCGGGTACGTCGCGCTGCATCCGTCGGCGGACGCGACCTCGCGGAGCACGCCATCGTCGCCGAAATTCGCTTCGTCGTCGCAGCTCGGGATCGTGTAGCCCCCGACGCCGAGATCGGGCGTGATCACACCGACGTGCAGGTCGGTGATCGCGGGCCAGTCGGGCTGCGAGTCGCCGTCGCGATCGGGCGGGTCGACGAGCTCGCCGATCAGCCGCGGGAGCTGGGCGACGAGGCTGTCCTGCTCCTCCGCCATCGAGCTCGAGGAGTCGACGACGATCAGGAGATCGACCGGCGTCGACCCCGTGCACATGCCGCTGGGCTCGCGCCATCCGCCGTCGCGCAGGCCTGCATCGATCGCCGCGCCTGCATCGGGACGCGAGACGGCCGCGTCACGCCACAGCGGATCGCTGAGCGTCACGTCGCGATAGCACCCGCCGATCGCCAGCGCGGCGAGCGCGATCGCGATCGCGCGGGAGCTCACCGCGCGCCTCCTCCCGGACACGTGACCGACGGGTCTCCACCGAGCCGACACACCGCGGCGCGCGCGAGCTGCGCGTGGGGGCCGTGCGGTGCCTCCTGGAGATAGCGCACGTAGGTCGCGCGCGCGGCGTCGCGATCGCGCAGCGCACCCTCCTGCGCGCGCGCGAGCGCGAAGATCGCGTTCGCACCCTCGGCGCGGCCGCGTCCCAGCGTCGCCGCGCGCTCGAACGCGTCGGCGGCCTCGCGCGCCTCGCCGGTCGCGAGGAGCGAGTCGCCGATCATCGCCTGGGCTTCGGTGCGGATGTCGATCGGCGCCGCACGATCGCGCACGAGCTCCGCGAGCATCGCGCGAGCCCGCGGGTGATCGCGCAGGTCTTCGAGGACGTGACGCGCGGCGGCGAGCCGCTGTCGCGGCGAGACCGGGATCACGTCGGGCGGCTGCACCACGGCGCTCGGGGCCTCGTCGGCGACGACCTCGGGCGCCTCCGGCTGCGCGGGCGGCACGCTCGTCGGGATCGGCGCGCTCGTCGTCGTCACGCGTCGCGTGATCGGCCCCGGCTCGGCGGTCTCGAGCGGCGCGGGCTCGATCGGCGCGACCACCGGCTCGATGGTCTCGAGCGCGGGCTCGCGCGCCGCCGCGGGCTCGCGCGCCGCCGCCGCCGCCTGCGCGCTCTCGATCTCGACGCTCTCGCCCGCGTGCACGAGCACCGCGCTCTCCGACGCGCTGCGCGGCACCACACGCACCGTGCCCTCGCGCACCGCGACGCGCGTCGCGCCGCCCGTGAGCCGCACCG includes:
- the tmk gene encoding dTMP kinase is translated as MIEGLFIVLEGVDGAGTTTHTKRLADALRERGLPVHTTREPSDGPIGVQIRQILTGRIVVPGMTGPRPPSWTTMALLFAADRMDHIESSITPNLMDGVTVISDRYYHSSVAYQSITGGGEAETVAWVKEINRHARRPDLTIVLDVPDEVAARRRAARGASRELFDDYELQTQLAAFYRRFAEHFPGERIEFVIADRDVEEVAADVLAIVKRLRRDPD
- a CDS encoding TetR/AcrR family transcriptional regulator; the protein is MTPPRSDPDTGKRDVILDAALELFAERGFHGTAVPLVAERAKVGAGTIYRYFESKEHLVNALYRREKQRMTAALADGFPFDQPPREQFHVLFERAIAFMKGNAISVRFLELHHHAAYLDAESRALEEHGNALVEAAFRASIAQLAMRDLPPALLVAIVWGVFDGLLRAWSEGRLELSPAVVAQAEQCCWEAIRR
- a CDS encoding PEGA domain-containing protein, which produces MRWILGFAVVVLGTSAGWVPAARAQERSSIETARAHMEQGQAYYLQGRFGEAAAEFEAAYEAEPFSAFLYNAAVAYENAGDLSRALDYFRSYLQRDPSASDRDAVEQRVARLTAELERRRAAAEAAPPPTEEGAPPAEGTPPAETAAPAVEAAPPPAALPEDFKSLVSVRTDPEGATISITQEGREVARGSSPFSYTLDQGRYHVRIEHPDFNVAEQDVTVEPGKVYVVIVNLSQGEFLGYLRVVSDVPGAQVFVDDREAGPRGRTPFEGPVPVGAHHVWIERAGYETVEQDVEVGVGEEREVRVELQRVAFGRVRVIGNVRGARVRVDGELVGTVPFEGQVPAGEHVLRVESDGMKAFEQRIAVARGQLTPVRVRLRPDVGRGGAWVASTFAVLLAGGGVALAFVAEDLRATLERERDAGTLATNDERLDHGLYYTIGADTAFGLALIVGAVGLYYLLYDPLPPSEGTVLEARDWALAPMVDPRTGTIGAAAGGRF
- a CDS encoding FecR domain-containing protein; its protein translation is MERRLVDAVSRGERAREADAAREPRGGRAWAAAGGALAVAAVVGLAVIVRPALLGEERPVARFEMGTASGTLDVGGALEVGPGERAEVRLGGVELDLEGGSAMRFGSLDVRDVRVELTRGGVDVAFHPRERGRERLSIETPSARVEVVGTVFSVRLTGGATRVAVREGTVRVVPRSASESAVLVHAGESVEIESAQAAAAAREPAAAREPALETIEPVVAPIEPAPLETAEPGPITRRVTTTSAPIPTSVPPAQPEAPEVVADEAPSAVVQPPDVIPVSPRQRLAAARHVLEDLRDHPRARAMLAELVRDRAAPIDIRTEAQAMIGDSLLATGEAREAADAFERAATLGRGRAEGANAIFALARAQEGALRDRDAARATYVRYLQEAPHGPHAQLARAAVCRLGGDPSVTCPGGGAR
- a CDS encoding integrin alpha, encoding MRAVTMLGIALVLGACDPTVWDGVRNDAPVLVIDGPGGGVAGDFGRVVVGYEADVAGSGVSRYAVSGGVGALGGSAFYVFGGYDGLPDDATPRFEGSLLFQGCDDGDCAEGHGASLAAFPAWTLGDGRTLHGCIAAPSLSSGSVQIRCEDLTLTQTIAGPSGEAFGASAAGIARVQHRVGAALFGAPDASSGEGAIYRLPIGGGAPVRIDLSGAMLPAAAHVGAQLAVAPLDDRSVLFATRADLEGDTDRVVIGTIDIDDAAVTTVTIRGCLEGPGGYGSALAIGDLDGDDVADVAIGTSVDAMAQRIDVIAGAALPASASCAGDATQPEIASSITCQDVGTDDVACGDDERIGLGAALAIGDVDGDGTNDLIAGAPAASPDGRAGGGAVFVLAGQSGALGMLGIRSVALHHSSQTQGMQLGAAVAAVRGDGRSEVVAGAPGEKQIVVFLCSGLGDDVPMDGRERGCL
- a CDS encoding SDR family oxidoreductase, encoding MAAKKVVLITGGTAGIGKHTALHLHARGHRVIATGRNEKAMAELRALGIETVALDVTSAESIRSAKDAIDRTTDGHGVDVLVNNAGYGLFGPVEMLSDADVRAQFDTNVFGLLAVTRAFVPQMRARGAGRVINVSSVGGRMVFPLGGVYHATKYAVEALSDALRMELRQFGIRVSVIEPGYIKTEFTATTMGLLRKYEAEGSPYARAMAVAGKADEAIGPLAVGPESVARAIEHAAMSRWPRARYVAPFYNALGPVMLALLPRWLTDWAFRRVAGLDAGAPSVAPRLPAQAA